One genomic window of Candidatus Binataceae bacterium includes the following:
- the rpsF gene encoding 30S ribosomal protein S6 produces MRRYETIFVLRPDLGEAVLRQAIKRIEDIISHGGGEMVETEEWGVRELAYRVKRERRGYYVRLDYVAPAAALNEVERNLKLMDDVLRYLSVLVAEEANAAELRSEIEARQRRLAEARAAAAAQAASASEPLPPAEPESSEPTDEAADQDSEAGGGEA; encoded by the coding sequence GTGCGGCGGTACGAAACAATTTTCGTCCTGCGTCCTGATTTGGGCGAAGCAGTGCTTCGCCAAGCAATCAAACGGATTGAAGATATTATTAGCCACGGCGGCGGCGAGATGGTCGAGACCGAGGAGTGGGGCGTGCGCGAGCTCGCCTATCGCGTCAAGCGCGAGCGGCGTGGCTACTACGTCCGTCTGGACTATGTCGCGCCGGCCGCGGCTCTGAACGAGGTCGAGCGCAATCTTAAGCTGATGGATGATGTGCTGCGCTATCTCTCGGTCCTGGTAGCCGAGGAGGCGAATGCCGCCGAGTTGCGTAGCGAGATTGAAGCGCGCCAGCGCCGCTTGGCCGAAGCGCGCGCGGCCGCGGCGGCGCAAGCCGCCTCAGCCAGCGAACCACTACCCCCAGCGGAGCCCGAGTCCAGTGAGCCCACGGACGAGGCTGCGGACCAGGACTCCGAAGCCGGTGGCGGCGAGGCTTGA
- a CDS encoding sigma-70 family RNA polymerase sigma factor, whose protein sequence is MAGSKAHQTRLRGEFSREALPHLDALYGAALHLTRNREEAQDLCQEAMLRAYRSFRQFTAGTNCRAWLLTILYNVFRKGYRRHQRERVAITQEGLARVAQGQEPLSAASYSPEQLLAETPMQPEVQAALENLPEEFRGTLMLVDGQELSYQEAAQVLAVPVGTVRSRLSRARGLMRQALAEFALQHGFKPPHSGQE, encoded by the coding sequence ATGGCAGGCTCCAAGGCGCATCAGACTCGGTTGCGGGGAGAATTCAGCCGGGAGGCGCTCCCACATCTAGACGCGCTCTACGGCGCAGCCCTACATTTGACGCGCAACCGCGAGGAAGCCCAAGACCTGTGTCAAGAAGCAATGCTGCGGGCCTATCGCTCCTTTCGCCAGTTCACCGCCGGCACCAATTGCCGGGCCTGGTTGCTGACCATTTTGTACAACGTCTTCCGCAAGGGCTACCGCCGCCACCAACGCGAACGCGTCGCTATTACACAGGAAGGCTTGGCACGCGTGGCCCAAGGCCAAGAACCCCTGTCGGCCGCCAGCTACAGCCCCGAGCAGCTATTGGCCGAAACCCCGATGCAGCCTGAGGTGCAAGCGGCGCTGGAGAACTTGCCCGAAGAATTTCGCGGCACCCTGATGCTGGTTGACGGCCAGGAGCTAAGCTACCAGGAGGCCGCCCAGGTATTGGCGGTGCCGGTTGGCACCGTGCGCTCGCGGCTGTCGCGAGCACGCGGCCTGATGCGCCAAGCGCTGGCCGAATTCGCCCTTCAACATGGCTTCAAACCACCACACTCAGGACAGGAGTAG
- a CDS encoding anti-sigma factor: protein MDHREYIDRYLSAHADRELDGIELQAVSTHLETCPPCRAELERERRLKLLLRQTLAPVPAPAALRARLVAQLDQTRPAQPRFLPWVAALALAAVGALVILRVDLLRRPPAAIDLAAAGYGQALHHFRPMLSAPTPLALAAKISKQAGLSLGLWDFSAAGFKLVGSRIEHQAVGRIVIYTLYRGPQGSILCMFTPRAGLLVPASSAPPNAAHRFVSARGLSFVITQAGPLLCVLVSRLSMAKMMEVVRRCS from the coding sequence ATGGACCATCGCGAATATATCGACCGGTACCTGAGCGCTCACGCCGACCGCGAGCTAGACGGCATCGAGTTGCAGGCGGTGAGCACCCATCTGGAGACCTGCCCGCCCTGCCGCGCGGAATTGGAGCGCGAACGTAGACTAAAATTACTTCTGCGCCAAACCCTCGCACCCGTGCCCGCCCCCGCTGCGCTGCGCGCACGCCTGGTAGCCCAACTTGACCAGACCCGGCCCGCGCAGCCGCGCTTCCTGCCCTGGGTCGCTGCCTTGGCCCTAGCCGCAGTCGGGGCGCTGGTTATCCTACGCGTGGACCTGCTGCGCCGCCCACCGGCGGCAATCGACCTCGCAGCGGCAGGCTACGGCCAGGCGCTACACCACTTCAGGCCCATGCTAAGCGCCCCCACCCCGCTGGCGCTAGCGGCCAAGATAAGCAAGCAGGCTGGGCTTAGCCTAGGATTATGGGATTTCTCCGCCGCCGGGTTCAAATTGGTGGGTTCGCGCATTGAACACCAAGCCGTTGGCCGGATCGTTATTTATACCTTGTACCGTGGCCCGCAAGGCTCGATCCTGTGCATGTTTACTCCCCGCGCGGGGCTGCTCGTGCCTGCCAGCAGCGCTCCTCCCAACGCCGCCCACCGCTTCGTGAGCGCCCGCGGCTTGAGCTTCGTCATCACCCAAGCCGGCCCGCTCTTGTGTGTCCTAGTCAGCCGGCTTTCGATGGCCAAGATGATGGAAGTAGTGCGCCGCTGCAGCTAG
- a CDS encoding DUF3109 family protein: MRDDVHRARPGGLLELAQAVTAPDAGYEAAMANNDAKSVLSQWLTEYNEASWRRYIDRLKERGELLRVDGIMVDAPALFRTRFHCDATMCAGADRPPKTDSCCMEYEVEITPRERERIEAHGAEVLDYLRRREPGRIGARRSLKGFFDDDYTVVLAKEQGRCAFSYRDDNGRLWCGLHSLALEKGWALESIKPMACILFPLVVYRFEDGSTLLTATSRATGRLFDGLKDWELLPCLKLNSGPRMYEECRFAIEIALGARFYQRLAQAASGYLRPGAAGGRKPSRPKPAPGSMRA, encoded by the coding sequence GTGCGTGACGACGTGCATCGGGCGCGCCCGGGTGGGTTACTCGAATTGGCGCAGGCTGTGACCGCGCCGGATGCGGGGTACGAGGCTGCGATGGCAAACAACGACGCAAAGTCGGTTCTCTCCCAATGGCTGACGGAATACAACGAGGCGTCCTGGCGGCGCTACATCGACCGCCTCAAGGAGCGTGGTGAACTGCTGCGGGTCGATGGAATCATGGTGGATGCGCCGGCCTTGTTCCGTACCCGCTTCCATTGCGACGCCACCATGTGCGCCGGTGCCGATCGTCCGCCTAAAACCGATTCCTGTTGCATGGAGTACGAGGTCGAGATCACGCCGCGCGAACGCGAGCGAATCGAGGCCCACGGCGCAGAGGTGCTTGACTACCTGCGCCGGCGCGAGCCGGGGCGAATCGGAGCGCGACGCTCGCTCAAGGGCTTCTTCGACGACGACTACACCGTGGTCCTGGCCAAGGAGCAAGGACGATGCGCGTTCTCTTATCGCGATGACAACGGGCGGTTGTGGTGCGGGCTGCATTCGCTGGCGCTGGAAAAGGGCTGGGCGCTGGAATCGATCAAGCCAATGGCCTGCATTCTGTTCCCGTTGGTGGTTTATCGCTTCGAGGATGGTAGCACGTTGTTGACCGCCACTTCGCGTGCGACTGGGCGGCTGTTCGACGGGCTCAAGGATTGGGAATTGTTGCCCTGTCTAAAACTTAACTCGGGGCCGCGGATGTATGAAGAATGTCGCTTTGCGATCGAGATTGCACTGGGCGCCCGCTTCTATCAACGGCTGGCGCAAGCCGCCTCCGGCTATCTGAGGCCGGGCGCAGCAGGCGGCCGCAAGCCTTCCCGCCCCAAGCCAGCCCCAGGTTCCATGCGCGCCTGA
- the purF gene encoding amidophosphoribosyltransferase yields the protein MSGPRSEGVMVEQAEHDLDAFHEECGVFGVWRHPEAANLVYLGLYALQHRGQESAGIVSSNGRTLLSHRGMGLVADIFSGEAIARLEGSAAIGHNRYSTTGSTTLKNCQPLVVEYAHGGLAVAHNGNLVNFAELRQQLEREGAIFQSSSDSEVIIHLVANSSAPTLCERVIEALAQIRGAYSLLFLTEHELIAARDPYGFRPLVLGRLDQAAVVASETCALDLVRADYIREIEPGEVVAIGEHGVRSYKPFAARVPRRCVFEYVYFARPDSTVFGRNVYQVRKQQGMALARECPAQADLVVPVPDSGVPAALGYAEAAGLPFEFGLIRSHYVGRTFIEPRQAIRHFGVKIKFNPVPAVLEGKRIVLVEDSLVRGTTLQKVIPMLRQAGAREIHMRIAAPPTTHSCFYGIDTPTRQELLASHQSVEEIRKFIGADSLAYLSWEGLYSFLNDGGREGFCDACFSGRYPLAVLERQRQLDLWNSAPQG from the coding sequence ATGAGCGGCCCTCGATCCGAGGGGGTGATGGTAGAGCAGGCCGAACACGATTTGGACGCTTTCCACGAGGAATGCGGAGTGTTTGGTGTCTGGCGCCATCCCGAGGCGGCCAACTTAGTGTACCTGGGCCTGTATGCCTTGCAGCACCGCGGCCAGGAATCCGCCGGTATCGTCTCTTCCAACGGCAGGACCCTCCTGAGCCATCGCGGGATGGGGCTGGTCGCCGATATCTTCAGCGGCGAGGCCATCGCGCGCCTGGAGGGCAGCGCCGCCATCGGGCATAACCGATACTCCACCACCGGTTCGACCACCTTGAAGAACTGCCAGCCCCTGGTCGTGGAGTATGCGCATGGCGGCTTGGCGGTGGCGCACAACGGCAATCTGGTCAACTTTGCCGAGCTGCGCCAGCAACTGGAGCGCGAGGGCGCTATCTTTCAGTCTTCTTCAGACAGCGAAGTTATCATCCATCTGGTCGCCAATTCCTCGGCACCCACCCTGTGCGAGCGGGTAATCGAGGCGTTGGCCCAAATCCGCGGCGCCTATTCGCTGCTTTTTTTGACCGAACACGAGTTGATTGCGGCGCGTGATCCCTACGGCTTCCGCCCGTTGGTGCTGGGGCGGCTGGACCAGGCCGCAGTGGTGGCCTCCGAGACCTGCGCCTTGGACCTGGTGCGAGCGGATTACATCCGTGAGATCGAGCCTGGCGAGGTGGTGGCGATTGGCGAGCACGGGGTGCGTTCTTACAAACCCTTTGCTGCCCGCGTGCCGCGCCGCTGTGTGTTCGAATATGTTTATTTTGCCCGCCCCGACAGCACGGTTTTCGGCCGTAACGTTTACCAGGTACGCAAGCAGCAGGGGATGGCGCTGGCCCGCGAATGTCCGGCACAGGCCGATTTGGTGGTGCCGGTGCCCGATTCCGGCGTCCCGGCGGCGCTGGGTTATGCGGAAGCGGCCGGCTTGCCCTTTGAATTCGGCCTTATCCGCAGCCACTACGTGGGGCGGACCTTCATCGAGCCGCGCCAGGCCATTCGCCACTTCGGAGTCAAGATAAAATTCAATCCGGTGCCGGCGGTGCTAGAGGGTAAGCGGATCGTGCTGGTGGAGGATTCGCTGGTGCGTGGCACCACGCTGCAGAAGGTGATTCCGATGCTGCGCCAGGCGGGCGCCCGCGAGATTCACATGCGGATCGCGGCTCCCCCCACCACCCATTCCTGCTTTTACGGGATCGACACCCCCACCCGGCAAGAGCTGCTGGCTTCACATCAGTCGGTAGAGGAGATCCGCAAGTTTATCGGCGCCGATTCGCTAGCTTATCTGAGCTGGGAGGGACTCTATTCGTTTTTGAACGACGGCGGCCGGGAGGGATTTTGTGACGCCTGCTTTAGCGGTCGTTACCCGCTGGCCGTCCTTGAGCGCCAGCGTCAACTTGATTTGTGGAACAGCGCCCCTCAAGGGTGA